In the genome of Streptomyces lydicus, the window CCCTGGAGGAGTCGGTCGGCGCGATGGCCGAGCTGGTGGCCGAAGGCAAGGTCAAGCACCTGGGGCTGAGCGAGGTGACCGCCTCCGAGCTGCGCGCGGCGCAGGCCGTGCACCCGATCGCGGCCCTGCAGTCCGAGTGGTCGCTGTTCAGCCGGGACATCGAGGACGGCGTGGTGCAGGCCGCGGCCGAGCTCGGGGTCGCCGTCGTCCCGTACTCGCCGCTCGGCCGGGGCTTCCTCACCGGTGCGTTCGTCAGCGCCGACAAGGAGCTGACCAAGGACGACTTCCGGCGGACCCAGCCGCGCTTCACCGGCGACAACGCCACCGCCAACGCCGCGCTGCTGGAGCCGGTCCGCACGATCGCCGACGCCCATGGCGCAACGCCCGGCCAGATCGCGCTGGCCTGGGTGCAGCACCAGGCCACGGCCCGCCAGATCGCCGTCGTGCCGATCCCCGGCACCCGTAAGCGCAGCCGCATCGAGGAGAACACCGGGGCCACCCGGATCACGCTGACCGAGCAGGACCTGGCGCTGCTGGAGCCGATCGCCGGACAGGTCGCGGGGGCGCGGTACGCCGACATGTCGCACACCCCGGAGGGACGGTCGTAAGGCCCGCGGGGCAGACGTAAGGCCCGCGGGGCGGGGCCGGCGGTGCGGTTCTCCGTACTCCGGGCCCGCCGCCCGGCCGAATGCTCAGGCCAGCCCCAGGGCAAAGGCGGCGAACCCGGCGGCCAGGAGCGCCGCGGCAGCCCGGCGGGCCCGGGTGACACCGGTCCACGGCGCCTCGAAGCGGCGGGTGGTGCGCCCGATGAGGAGCAGTGCCACGCCGAACACCGGCAGCCAGGCCAGCCGGACGAGGATCCAGCCGGGGGTGTCGGGCGGCGTGGTCAGTCCGGGGATCTCGCCCAGGAAGGACGCGGGAACGGCCGCCGAGAGCATCGCCGTCTGATGCCAGCACAGGACCGTCATCGCCGAGAGGTTGACGAGGGTGACCGGCGCCCACAGGGCAGGCCGGCGCAGGAGACGGGCGAGCCGGTCACGGAGCAGCACGGCGGCGCCGGACTGGGCCGCCGCCAGCGCCAGGACCAGCAGCGACGGCGGGTGGGAGTTCGTACGGTCCTGACCGGGGACGCCGACCATGCTCAGCGGGTAGTGGAAGAACAGCAGCAGCGCGGCGAACAGTGCGGTGCCCCCGAGCAGCAGCGACCAGGCGGTGCGCCCGCCGAGCCGCCGCTCGCCCCAGGACACCCCGAGCTGATAGGCGAACAGCCAGCCGGGCAGGAGATTGAGCAGGCAGAGCCAGCCCGGCATGACCTCGGCAAGGGGCCCGTAGCGCAGGAAGTCCACCGTTGCCACGACGGCCGCCAGGGGTGCCGCGGCCCAGGCGCCCCACCGCCGGGCGGCCCGCAGGCAGTACGGCGTGAGCGCGGTGACCGCCGCATACACGCCCACGAACCAGAGCGGCTGGATCACCAGCGTCGCCCCGGTCCGCAGCGTCGCCTCCGGCACCCCCAGGCCGTACAGGACGGGGAGCAGCACCGCCCACACGGCCGTCACTCCGAGCACCGGGCGGCCCAGCCGGAGGATCCGGCCGCGCAGCCAGGCGCCGGCAAACTCGCCCCGCCCGGTGGCGCGCCGCAGGGAGCGCACCGACGCATGGCCGCCGACCAGGAAGAAGATGCCCAGCATCTGCAGCACCCAACTGGCGGGCGCGAGCGCGCCGAAGGTGGTCAGCGGGCTGGTGTTGTGCAGTGCGCCGTCGGCGTCGCGGGTGAATCCCCCGAGCAGCCAGTGGCCGAGGGGTACGGCGAGCAGGGCCAGCGCGCGCAGCCCGTCGAGGGTGCGGTCGCGGTCCGCCGGTGTGCGGTCCTCGATGGTGCGGACCGTTTGGGAGGCGGCGTCTCTGAGAGGTGTGAGCAGGGTGAGGGGCATGAGGCGTCCTTGAGTGGTGGGGCCGAAGGGTTGAGGTGCGGCGGAGCGCGGGCGCCAGGCGGGCCGGTGAGTTGGCGCTCCGGCGGTCCGGGCGCCAGGCGGCCGGTGGTACGGGCGCCCCGGCGTCAGCGCACCGCGCCGTAGTGGCCCAGCACGATGGCCGCGAAGTTCCGCAGGGAGTCCGTACCGGGGGCGAGATAGCCGGTGTGCCCCACGGCCCGCACGGCGGAGACCCGGCGGGCGCCGAAGGCCGGGTCGGTGGGGTCGGTGCCGTGGCCCAGGCCGAACAGTTCGACGTTCGGGACGTCGCCGATCCAGTCGGACGTGTCCCGCGCCGCCCAGACCCCGGCCGAGGTGTGCAGCTGCGCCACGTTGTCCCGGCGGATGCCGGGGGAGCCGAAGAACACCAGGTCGGCGATGTTGCCGTGGGCCGGCCGCGAGGCGGCTCGCCCGCAGACCACCGAGCCGTAGCTGTGGCACAGCACGGCCGGGGCCGGGGCCCCCACGGCGGCCAGCCCGGACAGCAACCGGGCCAGTCGCGGCGCTCCGGCATCGGCGAGCCGGCCGGTCATGGCGTCCGGGCCGATGCCGACCGGCGTGGTGTACCCGGCCCAGGCGATGACCGCGGTACGGGTCCGGGGTGCGTCGGCGGCCAGCCGGGCCCGCAGCGACCTGGCCATGCCCGCCGGTGTGCCGTACGGATCGTGGTCGCGGTCGAAGGAGGCCAGGTCGATGTCCGAGCCCGGCACGATCACGGCGGTGCGCGCGGCGGTGGCCAAGTCGCCGTACACCTCGGCCACTTGCCCTCTGCCGCGCGGATCGTAGGCGAGGATGTGACGGCCGGGGGAGAGCAGCGAGGCGCAGCGGGCGGCCGCCTTCCTGGCCTGCCGGTGCTCCTGGAGGGTGCCGGCCGGATCGGTGGCGCGGGCCAGTTGGCGGTCCCGTTCCGCCCTCAGTGCACGGGAGTTGGCCGCGTACCGCACGGCGGGGGGTATCCCGTCGAGATTGCCGGCGGTGAGCGGGTGCCGGGCCACCAGGGCCTGCCGCCGGCCGCCGGTCAGCGAGGCGAAGAAGCGGGTGACCTCGGCGGGCCGCGCGGTCGCCGGGTCCGGCAGCCGGACGCCGAGGGAGCGGTCGGCACGCCAGGCGGCGGCGCCGGGCGCCGGGCCCGTGACGGCGCTCTGTGCGGTGCCGGCCGCCCAGCCGCCGGTGCCGGCGGCCACGGCCAGCGCGAGCGCGGCGCCGAGGAGCGTGCGCCGGCCGCGTCGAGTGACGGTTCGCAGCCTGGACATGGTGGTGTCTCCCTCTCCCGTTGGTGTGGCGGAGGGAAACGTAGGAAGAGGGCGTATGACGCGGCGTCATACCGCGGAGCCAACTGCCGGGTGATACCCCGGTAGGGGGGAGGGGTGCCCCCTCGTCCTCAAGGAGGGGGCGGCACGGAAGGGCACGCCCGGGAACCCTCCCCGGCCGCCGCTGCTCCCGGCCCCGCTACTGCTCCCCGGGCGTGACCAGCCCCGACTCGTACGCGAAGATCACGGCCTGGGCGCGGTCCCGCAGCGCCAACTTGGCGAGCACCCGGCTGACATGGGTCTTCACGGTCTGCTCGGCGACGATCAGCGCGGCGGCGATCTCCTGGTTCGACAGACCGCGGGCGATCAGCTCCAGGACCTCCGTCTCGCGCGGGGTGAGGCCCTTCAGCTGCAGCGCCGCCCGGCCCTTGCGCGGCGCGGGCCGCCGGCGGGCGAAATCGGCTATCAGCCGCCGGGTCACGGACGGGGCGAGAAGAGCCTCTCCGGCCGCCACGACCCGGACCGCGGAGATCAGATCACCCGGCGGCGCGTCCTTGAGCAGGAAGCCGGACGCCCCCGCCCGCAGTGCCTCGTAGACGTAGTCGTCGACATCGAAGGTGGTCAGCATCAGCACCTTCGGGCGGTGCAGCACACCGGGGGGCGGACCGAGCAGCTGCCGGGCCGCCTCCAGGCCGTCCATCTCCGGCATCCGGACATCCATCAGCACCACATCGGGGTGCGTCCGGCGGCTCAGCTCCACTCCCTGTACACCGTCCGGCGCATCGCCCACCACCTCGATACCGTTCTGCGCGGCGAGCAGCGCGGCGAAGCCCGCACGCACCATGGCCTGGTCGTCGACGATGATCACGCGGGTGGTCATAGGGAGCCGGAATCCTTTGGTGAAAGAGGTACCGCCGGGGCGGGCGGCGGCGAAAGGGGGAGCTGCGCGGCCACCCGGAACCCGCCGTCGGGCAGCGGCCCGGTGTCGAGCGAACCGTCCACCAGCCGCACCCGCTCCCGCATGCCGATGAGGCCGTGGCCGGTGCCGTCGGACTCCAGCGGCGCGGCGGACGCGGACGGCGCGGGCGGCGGGGAGTTGACGACGAGAACGGTCAGCCGGGAGCCGTCCGCCGTCGTCGTCACCGACACCCGGGTCGGTGCGCCCGGGGCGTGCCGTACGACATTGGCCAGCGCTTCCTGCACGATGCGGTAGGCCGACAGATCCACCGCCGGCTCCAGCGGTATTCGGTCCCCGGGCAGCGACAACTCCACCGGCACACCGGCCCGTACGGTCCCCTCGACCAGCTTCGGCAGCATGCCGATACCGGGCTGCGGGGTCTTCTCCGGGCCGCCGTGCCGCTCCGCCTCCTCGCTGCGCAGCACCCCGAGCAGCCGGCGCATCTCCACCAGGGACTCCCGTGCGGTCGCTGCGATCGACCCGAACTCCTCCTCGGCCTCCCGGGGTATCCCACTGATGCGGTACGGGGCGCTGTCGGCCTGGACCGTGATCACCGACATGTGGTGGGCGACGACATCGTGCAGCTCGCGGGCGATACGGGTGCGCTCCTCCAGCAGCGTCCGCCGGGCCCGCTCGGCCTCGCTGATGGTCTCCTGCTCGATCAACTTCCGCCGGGCGTCGCCGCGTTCCCGCAGCGTGGCACCCATCATCAGCACCACTCCGGTCAGCACGAACAGCAGCACCCAGGTGTTGGTGATCCGGCCCGGGGCGTCCGGAGTGACCGGGGTGACCGGGGTGACCGCTTCGGAGAGGATGCCCGCCAGGCCGGTCGTCAGCCAGACGGCTATCAGGGTGCGGCCGCGCTCGCGCAGCGACAGCGCCACCATCAGCGCGAGATAGCCGACGATCGCCGTGGGCGGCCAGGGCCAGGAACGGTCCGCGACGCCGTCCGCGTGGATGAGCGCCAGGGCGCAGGCGATGTCCGCCGCGAAGATCACCCACCAGGCCTGCAGCGGTCGGGTCACCGCGAGCAGCAGCGGCGCGACCTGCGCGGTGGCCAGTGCGCCGGACAGTCCGCCGTCCAGGCCGTAGTCGTGGCTGAGGAGGGTGATGGTCGTCGGCAGCAGGGACACCGCGAACACGAACGCGACCGCATACGGCAGCCGGCGCAGCCAGGCACTCTTCACGCCGCCGAACAGCGGGGTGCGGGGTTCGGTCGGTGTGCCGAGCTCGACGGCGAGGAGGCGCAGTGCCTGCCGTACGGCGCGCAGCACCCCTCGACGGGCGGGCCCGGGTGCGGGGAGGAAAGAGGGTCGGATCATCGCGCCCTCCATCCAAGCGGAGCACGGCGGCCGTGGCGTCATACCAGGGGCCGGACTTCCACCCCCTACCACGGTATGAGCCACCGGATGCCGCCTCAGGGTCCGGCCCCTGAGGCGCACCCCGGGCCGCGCGGGGGCGCCCGCGAGCACCCGGAGCTTCTGAACCCCTGGAGTCCCCCGGAGCCACTGCAGCAGCCCTTGAACCCGCGGCCCCCGGAGCCGCTACAACTCCGCCAGCAGCTCGGCCTTCTTCGTGCTGAACTCGTCGTCGGTGAGCAGGCCGGCCCCGTGGAGCTCGCCGAGGTGCCGTATCCGGTCCGCGATGTCTGCGGGGTCCCGGCGCGCGTCCCCGGTCCGGCGGCGCGGTTCGCTCTCCGCCGTCTCCGACGACGGCTCGGCGGCGCGTACGGCCTGCAGCACCGAGGCCGCGAACGGCAGCGACTCGTGAACGGGGCCGTACCCCAGCCCGAACACCACCGCGGCCGGATCCTGGTCCGGCTCGCCCGTTCCCGGCTCACGGGCACCGCGCTCCAGCAGACGCAGATAGCCGTTGAGGATCTCCGGCGACCGCCACTCCACGCCGGCCAGTTCGCCGACCGGGAAGGTCTGGTCGCCGCACTTCCACTTCGCCGAGGACGCACCGGTCCAGAACCACCGGAAGGCGACCGAACGGCC includes:
- a CDS encoding aldo/keto reductase — encoded protein: MGSNKIETVELGTGGPRVGVQGLGCMGMSFAYGPTDADEARATLERALELGVTLFDTADMYGLGENEKFIAPFIQAHRDEVVVATKFAIAADPDHPDDRSKRVIRNDRPYIRQAVEGSLKRLGIDEIDLYYMHRRTADVPLEESVGAMAELVAEGKVKHLGLSEVTASELRAAQAVHPIAALQSEWSLFSRDIEDGVVQAAAELGVAVVPYSPLGRGFLTGAFVSADKELTKDDFRRTQPRFTGDNATANAALLEPVRTIADAHGATPGQIALAWVQHQATARQIAVVPIPGTRKRSRIEENTGATRITLTEQDLALLEPIAGQVAGARYADMSHTPEGRS
- a CDS encoding acyltransferase family protein; translated protein: MPLTLLTPLRDAASQTVRTIEDRTPADRDRTLDGLRALALLAVPLGHWLLGGFTRDADGALHNTSPLTTFGALAPASWVLQMLGIFFLVGGHASVRSLRRATGRGEFAGAWLRGRILRLGRPVLGVTAVWAVLLPVLYGLGVPEATLRTGATLVIQPLWFVGVYAAVTALTPYCLRAARRWGAWAAAPLAAVVATVDFLRYGPLAEVMPGWLCLLNLLPGWLFAYQLGVSWGERRLGGRTAWSLLLGGTALFAALLLFFHYPLSMVGVPGQDRTNSHPPSLLVLALAAAQSGAAVLLRDRLARLLRRPALWAPVTLVNLSAMTVLCWHQTAMLSAAVPASFLGEIPGLTTPPDTPGWILVRLAWLPVFGVALLLIGRTTRRFEAPWTGVTRARRAAAALLAAGFAAFALGLA
- a CDS encoding response regulator, whose amino-acid sequence is MTTRVIIVDDQAMVRAGFAALLAAQNGIEVVGDAPDGVQGVELSRRTHPDVVLMDVRMPEMDGLEAARQLLGPPPGVLHRPKVLMLTTFDVDDYVYEALRAGASGFLLKDAPPGDLISAVRVVAAGEALLAPSVTRRLIADFARRRPAPRKGRAALQLKGLTPRETEVLELIARGLSNQEIAAALIVAEQTVKTHVSRVLAKLALRDRAQAVIFAYESGLVTPGEQ
- a CDS encoding alpha/beta hydrolase; the encoded protein is MSRLRTVTRRGRRTLLGAALALAVAAGTGGWAAGTAQSAVTGPAPGAAAWRADRSLGVRLPDPATARPAEVTRFFASLTGGRRQALVARHPLTAGNLDGIPPAVRYAANSRALRAERDRQLARATDPAGTLQEHRQARKAAARCASLLSPGRHILAYDPRGRGQVAEVYGDLATAARTAVIVPGSDIDLASFDRDHDPYGTPAGMARSLRARLAADAPRTRTAVIAWAGYTTPVGIGPDAMTGRLADAGAPRLARLLSGLAAVGAPAPAVLCHSYGSVVCGRAASRPAHGNIADLVFFGSPGIRRDNVAQLHTSAGVWAARDTSDWIGDVPNVELFGLGHGTDPTDPAFGARRVSAVRAVGHTGYLAPGTDSLRNFAAIVLGHYGAVR
- a CDS encoding DUF4429 domain-containing protein — protein: MGDVLAGFHAVWEFDTDSVLIRFERGIRRPKLFQALGERRIPYEALSSVEVTGGRRGTVVLHAVPRTGADPLMEAADGQLKEDADPYRLVLPAERETLAEYYADELRTVLGPDAKEPADRHLVAAPEPPLHFKAYDGKASFDGRSVAFRWFWTGASSAKWKCGDQTFPVGELAGVEWRSPEILNGYLRLLERGAREPGTGEPDQDPAAVVFGLGYGPVHESLPFAASVLQAVRAAEPSSETAESEPRRRTGDARRDPADIADRIRHLGELHGAGLLTDDEFSTKKAELLAEL
- a CDS encoding sensor histidine kinase, which produces MIRPSFLPAPGPARRGVLRAVRQALRLLAVELGTPTEPRTPLFGGVKSAWLRRLPYAVAFVFAVSLLPTTITLLSHDYGLDGGLSGALATAQVAPLLLAVTRPLQAWWVIFAADIACALALIHADGVADRSWPWPPTAIVGYLALMVALSLRERGRTLIAVWLTTGLAGILSEAVTPVTPVTPDAPGRITNTWVLLFVLTGVVLMMGATLRERGDARRKLIEQETISEAERARRTLLEERTRIARELHDVVAHHMSVITVQADSAPYRISGIPREAEEEFGSIAATARESLVEMRRLLGVLRSEEAERHGGPEKTPQPGIGMLPKLVEGTVRAGVPVELSLPGDRIPLEPAVDLSAYRIVQEALANVVRHAPGAPTRVSVTTTADGSRLTVLVVNSPPPAPSASAAPLESDGTGHGLIGMRERVRLVDGSLDTGPLPDGGFRVAAQLPLSPPPAPAVPLSPKDSGSL